One genomic region from Ammospiza caudacuta isolate bAmmCau1 chromosome 1, bAmmCau1.pri, whole genome shotgun sequence encodes:
- the LOC131560774 gene encoding zinc finger protein 572-like isoform X2, with product MSPELAVEPAQQNCTSDDALLETETMDRGCREPEESGNVAEKSENLVEESWGLVEIRGNLIKEIWDVAEENRSSAEENRSSAEENRSSAEENKSQAEDNRSQAEDNRSTAEENRSTAEENKSQAEENRSSAEENRSTAEENRSQAEEIKSQAEENRSSAEGNRSPAKESGNPAEESENLMEESSSPVVPENCSTPPVPLEAPAVPADLSQPRSPPCPLSVHCQDAVGHNSSPPAAGDAEAGIPMEVPQEEVAAENLSMPKTPSKGQEEDKGQEEEAMKDSWNTGQDLVADIPEEPGKEVAPDVHKMTEQADPSPGEPEKDSCVGRPVPWQRNSAREFYSCPICRKTFLLKINLLIHQRGHTNWVPYVCVHCDRKFMSKKKIRRHLRAWAANGTCQPSELEVCPSQVPFPASHPQTWPANGMCQASKPEECPSRTPCPTSQPQTWAPNGTCQPLDANGCPSQGMPCQTSQPQAWAPNGPCQPLDAKACPSQGPCPSSQCPTSQPQTWAANGTCQASKPEECPSQSLCPSSQPQAPSRDCGTVWQEPGPARCSLPAGKVMYTCTECRESFSNQVFLTVHQRRHSGHHLILCPCCNRSFTWVSDFVRQHWMLMGVRPHQCGICQKTFKRFSHLKAHQRIHRRQERPFACANPGPVVAAPAAGDGVGSQAVTPQGWGPAVGP from the exons atgtccccagagctggctgTAG AGCCAGCCCAACAGAACTGCACCAGCGATGATGCACTGCTGGAGACAGAGACAAtggacaggggctgcagggagccagaGGAAAGCGGGAATGTGGCAGAGAAAAGTGAGAACCTGGTGGAGGAAAGCTGGGGCCTAGTGGAGATAAGAGGGAACCTGATAAAGGAAATCTGGGATGTGGCAGAGGAAAacaggagctcagcagaggaaaacaggagctcagcagaggaaaacaggagctcagcagaggaaaacaagAGCCAGGCAGAGGATAACAGGAGCCAAGCAGAGGATAACAGGAgcacagcagaagaaaacaggagcacagcagaggaaaacaagAGCCAGGCAGAGGAAAacaggagctcagcagaggaaaacaggagcacagcagaggaaaacaggAGCCAAGCAGAGGAAATCAAGAGCCAAGCAGAGGAAAacaggagctcagcagaggGTAACAGGAGCCCAGCAAAAGAAAGTGGGAACCCAGCAGAGGAGAGTGAGAACCTGATGGAGGAAAGCAGTAGCCCAGTGGTCCCAGAGAACTGCAGCACAC CACCTGTCCCTCTGGAAGCCCCTGCTGTCCCGGCGGATCTCAGCCAGCCGAgatcccctccctgcccgcTGTCCGTGCACTGCCAGGACGCCGTGGGTCACAACAGTTCTCCCCCTGCAGCAG GAGATGCTGAAGCGGGGATCCCGATGGAGGTGCCACAGGAGGAGGTTGCTGCAGAGAATCTGTCAATGCCCAAAACACCCTCCAAGGGTCAGGAAGAGGACAAGGGTCAGGAAGAGGAGGCCATGAAAGATTCATGGAATACTGGCCAAGATCTGGTGGCCGACATTCCTGAAGAACCAGGAAAGGAGGTGGCACCAGATGTCCACAAGATGACAGAACAGGCagatcccagcccaggggagcCAGAGAAGGACTCCTGCGTGGGCCGGCCCGTGCCCTGGCAGCGAAATTCCGCCCGGGAATTTTACTCCTGCCCCATCTGCAGGAAAACCTTCCTGCTGAAGATCAACCTCCTGATCCACCAGCGTGGCCACACCAACTGGGTGCCCTACGTCTGCGTCCACTGCGACCGCAAGTTCATGTCCAAGAAGAAAATCAGGCGGCACCTGCGCGCCTGGGCGGCCAACGGGACGTGCCAGCCCTCGGAGCTGGAGGTGTGTCCCAGCCAGGTGCCATTCCCAGCGTCCCATCCCCAAACCTGGCCAGCTAATGGCATGTGCCAGGCCTCAAAGCCAGAGGAGTGTCCCAGTAGGACACCGTGCCCAacatcccagccccaaacctgGGCACCCAATGGCACCTGCCAGCCTTTGGATGCAAACGGATGTCCCAGCCAAGGGATGCCGTGCCAAACATCCCAGCCCCAAGCCTGGGCACCCAATGgcccctgccagcccttggATGCAAAGGCATGTCCCAGCCAGGGGCCATGCCCATCATCCCAGTGCCCAacatcccagccccaaacctgGGCAGCCAATGGCACCTGCCAGGCCTCAAAGCCGGAGGAATGTCCCAGCCAGAGCCTGTGCCCGTCCTCGCAGCCACAAGCCCCGAGCAGGGACTGTGGCACGGTGTGGCAggagcccggccctgcccggtgCTCGCTGCCAGCTGGAAAAGTGATGTACACGTGCACCGAGTGCCGGGAAAGCTTCTCCAACCAGGTGTTCCTGACGGTGCACCAGCGCCGGCACTCGGGCCACCACCTCatcctgtgtccctgctgcaacCGCAGCTTCACCTGGGTCTCGGACTTCGTCCGGCAGCACTGGATGCTCATGGGCGTCCGGCCCCACCAGTGTGGCATCTGCCAGAAGACCTTCAAGAGGTTCTCCCACCTCAAGGcccaccagaggatccacaggCGGCAGGAGCGGCCGTTCGCCTGCGCCAACCCGGGGCCCGTCGTGGCGGCTCCCGCGGCAGGGGACGGGGTGGGAAGCCAGGCTGTGaccccccagggatggggcccTGCTGTGGGACCTTGA
- the LOC131560774 gene encoding zinc finger protein 572-like isoform X1, which yields MSPELAVEPAQQNCTSDDALLETETMDRGCREPEESGNVAEKSENLVEESWGLVEIRGNLIKEIWDVAEENRSSAEENRSSAEENRSSAEENKSQAEDNRSQAEDNRSTAEENRSTAEENKSQAEENRSSAEENRSTAEENRSQAEEIKSQAEENRSSAEGNRSPAKESGNPAEESENLMEESSSPVVPENCSTRECLANCAAAAAAARGPGALPGCSLPTFIPALALTAPVPLEAPAVPADLSQPRSPPCPLSVHCQDAVGHNSSPPAAGDAEAGIPMEVPQEEVAAENLSMPKTPSKGQEEDKGQEEEAMKDSWNTGQDLVADIPEEPGKEVAPDVHKMTEQADPSPGEPEKDSCVGRPVPWQRNSAREFYSCPICRKTFLLKINLLIHQRGHTNWVPYVCVHCDRKFMSKKKIRRHLRAWAANGTCQPSELEVCPSQVPFPASHPQTWPANGMCQASKPEECPSRTPCPTSQPQTWAPNGTCQPLDANGCPSQGMPCQTSQPQAWAPNGPCQPLDAKACPSQGPCPSSQCPTSQPQTWAANGTCQASKPEECPSQSLCPSSQPQAPSRDCGTVWQEPGPARCSLPAGKVMYTCTECRESFSNQVFLTVHQRRHSGHHLILCPCCNRSFTWVSDFVRQHWMLMGVRPHQCGICQKTFKRFSHLKAHQRIHRRQERPFACANPGPVVAAPAAGDGVGSQAVTPQGWGPAVGP from the exons atgtccccagagctggctgTAG AGCCAGCCCAACAGAACTGCACCAGCGATGATGCACTGCTGGAGACAGAGACAAtggacaggggctgcagggagccagaGGAAAGCGGGAATGTGGCAGAGAAAAGTGAGAACCTGGTGGAGGAAAGCTGGGGCCTAGTGGAGATAAGAGGGAACCTGATAAAGGAAATCTGGGATGTGGCAGAGGAAAacaggagctcagcagaggaaaacaggagctcagcagaggaaaacaggagctcagcagaggaaaacaagAGCCAGGCAGAGGATAACAGGAGCCAAGCAGAGGATAACAGGAgcacagcagaagaaaacaggagcacagcagaggaaaacaagAGCCAGGCAGAGGAAAacaggagctcagcagaggaaaacaggagcacagcagaggaaaacaggAGCCAAGCAGAGGAAATCAAGAGCCAAGCAGAGGAAAacaggagctcagcagaggGTAACAGGAGCCCAGCAAAAGAAAGTGGGAACCCAGCAGAGGAGAGTGAGAACCTGATGGAGGAAAGCAGTAGCCCAGTGGTCCCAGAGAACTGCAGCACACGTGAGTGCCTGGcaaactgtgctgctgctgctgctgctgcgagGGGTcctggagccctgcctggctgttcCTTACCCACCTTCATCCCTGCTCTTGCCCTCACAGCACCTGTCCCTCTGGAAGCCCCTGCTGTCCCGGCGGATCTCAGCCAGCCGAgatcccctccctgcccgcTGTCCGTGCACTGCCAGGACGCCGTGGGTCACAACAGTTCTCCCCCTGCAGCAG GAGATGCTGAAGCGGGGATCCCGATGGAGGTGCCACAGGAGGAGGTTGCTGCAGAGAATCTGTCAATGCCCAAAACACCCTCCAAGGGTCAGGAAGAGGACAAGGGTCAGGAAGAGGAGGCCATGAAAGATTCATGGAATACTGGCCAAGATCTGGTGGCCGACATTCCTGAAGAACCAGGAAAGGAGGTGGCACCAGATGTCCACAAGATGACAGAACAGGCagatcccagcccaggggagcCAGAGAAGGACTCCTGCGTGGGCCGGCCCGTGCCCTGGCAGCGAAATTCCGCCCGGGAATTTTACTCCTGCCCCATCTGCAGGAAAACCTTCCTGCTGAAGATCAACCTCCTGATCCACCAGCGTGGCCACACCAACTGGGTGCCCTACGTCTGCGTCCACTGCGACCGCAAGTTCATGTCCAAGAAGAAAATCAGGCGGCACCTGCGCGCCTGGGCGGCCAACGGGACGTGCCAGCCCTCGGAGCTGGAGGTGTGTCCCAGCCAGGTGCCATTCCCAGCGTCCCATCCCCAAACCTGGCCAGCTAATGGCATGTGCCAGGCCTCAAAGCCAGAGGAGTGTCCCAGTAGGACACCGTGCCCAacatcccagccccaaacctgGGCACCCAATGGCACCTGCCAGCCTTTGGATGCAAACGGATGTCCCAGCCAAGGGATGCCGTGCCAAACATCCCAGCCCCAAGCCTGGGCACCCAATGgcccctgccagcccttggATGCAAAGGCATGTCCCAGCCAGGGGCCATGCCCATCATCCCAGTGCCCAacatcccagccccaaacctgGGCAGCCAATGGCACCTGCCAGGCCTCAAAGCCGGAGGAATGTCCCAGCCAGAGCCTGTGCCCGTCCTCGCAGCCACAAGCCCCGAGCAGGGACTGTGGCACGGTGTGGCAggagcccggccctgcccggtgCTCGCTGCCAGCTGGAAAAGTGATGTACACGTGCACCGAGTGCCGGGAAAGCTTCTCCAACCAGGTGTTCCTGACGGTGCACCAGCGCCGGCACTCGGGCCACCACCTCatcctgtgtccctgctgcaacCGCAGCTTCACCTGGGTCTCGGACTTCGTCCGGCAGCACTGGATGCTCATGGGCGTCCGGCCCCACCAGTGTGGCATCTGCCAGAAGACCTTCAAGAGGTTCTCCCACCTCAAGGcccaccagaggatccacaggCGGCAGGAGCGGCCGTTCGCCTGCGCCAACCCGGGGCCCGTCGTGGCGGCTCCCGCGGCAGGGGACGGGGTGGGAAGCCAGGCTGTGaccccccagggatggggcccTGCTGTGGGACCTTGA
- the LOC131560767 gene encoding zinc finger protein 282-like: MELAGGSTISLWTVVAAVQALERSVAAHASRLFSLEHRAGNSEKKHQDCEKMVGEFGNQLESKCAALGTLVQEYGRLQKRLENMENLLKNRNLWILRLPPGLEAPKAPAVALENDATGFSTQEWENLEEWQRELYGKVLTGKREALVLLDDVISEPALLSRLQGGEAPCSEEEAPPGEIPSEPEALLFELNVSSWDSREAQENQEGRAGLAEPGHADSSIPEQSFAVTVKQEEEEEPHAKKQGAMEGVEFSELGVGPDTAGHKAQAPAESGNQPGARRCQERDVRGNPTETGSEDSIIQIKQEEGLCTADRKEEAAKAPGEPCPAERGFYEPEASSQTRKGSEVDARELPGTEDEHLQRDPATGFQTYARGVSSWIKQEEPPCSEQQDLQKEEISADPSTDESLKRDHPANSLESKTCDLEVLGRPGEVFPKDPSHGVTWDSQWNSEMMETAPTGNGNSLGGDAQYDFFSAQEKSLEKRPCMYNRCERSCPQQDLQGEGEIFPGPTYERMFPLLHSHPGETGVGLAEKGMNLGEKGMNLGEKGMGPGAAPMPCEGPGSHSECRETPPGPGRASLGTEEAAENEESFPTDTSGSSPCWEPPLARGSPAQQQSQARGKSYICSDCGKNFVCHSWLVRHQTSHTGERPYKCSKCDKTYRRKDYLLNHQRRHTGERLFQCPLCSKRFVLKRSLLKHQEGHMQDTHVPLVSWPCGNIRGSVMHSI, translated from the exons ATGGAGCTGGCGGGCGGCAGCACCATCTCGCTGTGGACCGTGGTGGCGGCCGTGCAGGCGCTGGAGCGCAGCGTGGCCGCACACGCGTCCCGACTCTTCAGCCTGGAGCACCGCGCCGGGAACAGCGAGAAGAAGCACCAGGACTGCGAGAAAATGGTCGGGGAGTTCGGGAACCAGCTGGAGAGCAAGTGCGCGGCGCTGGGCACCCTCGTCCAGGAGTACGGGCGGCTCCAGAAGCGCCTGGAGAACATGGAGAACCTGCTGAAGAACAGGAATCTCTGGATCCTGCGGCTGCCCCCCGGGCTGGAGGCCCCCAAG GCCCCGGCTGTGGCGTTGGAAAACGATGCCACCGGCTTTTCCACTCAGGAATGGGAGAACCTGGAGGAGTGGCAGAGGGAGCTCTATGGAAAGGTGCTGACAGGGAAGAGAGaagccctggtcctgctgg ACGATGTCATCTCCGAACCTGCCCTCCTGTCCCGGCTCCAGGGAGGAGAAGCACCCTGCAGTGAGGAGGAGGCACCTCCTGGAGAGATCCCATCAGAACCAG AGGCTCTGCTGTTTGAACTCAACgtgagcagctgggacagcagagaagcgcaggaaaaccaggagggaagagcagggctggctgaacCTGGCCATG CAGACAGCAGCAttccagagcagagctttgctgtCACCGTGaagcaggaagaggaggaagagccaCATGCCAAGAAGCAGGGAGCCATGGAGGGTGTGGAGTTCTCTGAGCTTGGTGTGG GGCCGGACACCGCTGGACACAAGGCCCAGGCCCCGGCGGAGAGCGGGAACCAGCCAGGGGCCCGGAGGTGCCAGGAGCGGGATGTGAGAGGGAATCCCACAGAGACCGGCTCCG AGGACAGCATAATCCAGATTAAGCAAGAGGAAGGGTTGTGCACTGCAGATCGGAAGGAGGAGGCTGCAAAAGCTCCTGGAgagccctgcccag CAGAGCGAGGATTTTACGAGCCTGAGGCATCCAGTCAGACCAGGAAGGGCAGCGAGGTGGAtgccagggagctgccaggcacagaggATGAGCACCTCCAGAGAGATCCTGCCACAG GATTTCAGACTTATGCAAGGGGTGTTTCATCGTGGATTAAACAAGAGGAGCCACCCTGCTCTGAACAACAGGACTTGCAGAAAGAGGAAATCTCTGCAGATCCAAGTACAG ATGAAAGTTTGAAGAGGGACCATCCAGCAAATTCCTTGGAGAGCAAGACCTGTGACTTAGAGGTACTGGGAAGACCGGGAGAAGTGTTCCCCAAAGATCCCAGCCATGGAGTGACATGGGACAGTCAGTGGAATTCAGAAATGATGGAAACAGCCCCcacagggaatgggaacagcCTTGGAGGTGATGCTCAGTACGATTTCTTTAGTGCTCAGGAAAAGAGCCTGGAAAAGAGGCCCTGTATGTACAACAGATGTGAGAGaagctgcccacagcaggacctgcagggagaaggggagatATTTCCAGGCCCCACGTATGAGAGGATGTTCCCTCTGCTGCACTCACACCCAGGAGAGACAGGAGTGGGCCTGgcagagaagggaatgaaccttggagagaagggaatgaaccttggagagaagggaatgggccctggagctgctcccatgCCCTGTGAGGGGCCAGGATCCCACTCTGAGTGCAGAGAGACTCCCCcaggcccaggcagggccagcctgggcacagaggAGGCTGCTGAAAACGAGGAGAGCTTCCCCACGGACACCTCGGGGTCCAGCCCCTGCTGGGAGCCGCCCCTGGCCcggggcagcccagcccagcagcagagccaggcccgGGGCAAATCCTACATTTGCAGCGACTGCGGGAAAAACTTTGTGTGCCACTCGTGGCTGGTGAGGCACCAGACGAGTCACACCGGAGAGAGGCCCTACAAGTGCTCCAAGTGTGACAAAACCTACAGGAGGAAGGATTACCTGCTGAACCACCAGCGCCGGCACACGGGGGAGAGGCTTTTCCAGTGCCCCCTCTGCAGCAAGAGGTTTGTGCTCAAGAGGAGCCTGCTGAAGCACCAGGAGGGTCACATGCAGGACACCCACGTGCCGCTGGTCAGCTGGCCCTGCGGGAACATCAGGGGCTCCGTGATGCATTCCATATAG